Proteins found in one Mytilus edulis chromosome 2, xbMytEdul2.2, whole genome shotgun sequence genomic segment:
- the LOC139512597 gene encoding myb-like protein X, with amino-acid sequence MLEEICIIFITILACSLAFNLSCPGSGQWNYRAVLYCSDLNKYTCLLDTSKTRYTETCDGSRKETEGYKSTINRNNFDTAKCRPDRFQPIDFTTVGNSDCVFQKFKCAQEGQIAAHEIKKKTSLVDIKCLCDYTKGYSFINSPKDKCYCSPLVDDCSCFREVCASGKILSPDYQCTTPIDMKNRKWNCSKIASAEDSQNGDQVQQSIKDIDTKNERRSRISVQVIVPILVSIMTGLLIWCWKTSKLDKVKKRIIRLVYEKDDDNESETQHSPEKNDKIQHESYEKDDGNKTVAINLSTETPHSPEKNDKIQNESYEKDDDNKSDAINLSTETQHSPEKNDKIQHESFEKEDGNMSEAINLSTKIPHSPDKNDEIQHELSRQRDSKTSVHDISSSQEELKYNQIDGRTTDQISQTKQNDSSSTENDDELSFKSTHSSVTGLNEYKNSVTNNSTELAKEQKDKSDELVGEICSVVAENEKISSKQHKKENDEICIVVANKNAIEENKEMSCENANTDESKEPVEETGTVNTHNENTSINEHKDKNYESNEETFTDGDENIKIKENEEWKMTKFKFETHDPDESVNTETVNVTEMTEESFNTILKDLEESESTKPESADSGTDKGTTSKDPKSDD; translated from the exons ATGCTAGAAGAAATATGCATTATTTTCATAACG ATTTTGGCCTGTTCTCTTGCATTCAATTTATCATGTCCCGGTTCAGGGCAGTGGAATTACAGAGCAGTTCTTTATTGTTCCGATCTAAATAAATACACCTGCCTTTTAGATACTTCTAAAACCCGCTATACAGAGACATGTGATGGTTCTAGGAAGGAAACTGAAG GATACAAGTCTACCATAAACAGGAACAACTTTGATACGGCAAAATGCAGGCCAGACAGGTTTCAGCCGATAGACTTTACAACAGTTGGAAACAGTGACTGTGTTTTCCAAAAGTTCAAATGTGCACAGGAAGGTCAAATTGCTGCacatgaaattaagaaaaaaacttcTTTGGTAGACATAAAATGCTTGTGTGATTACACGAAAGGATATTCATTCATCAATTCACCGAAAGACAAATGCTACTGTAGTCCATTAGTTGATGACTGCTCTTGTTTCCGAGAAGTTTGTGCATCAGGGAAAATATTGTCACCAG ATTATCAATGCACTACTCCGATCGATATGAAAAACAGGAAGTGGAATTGTTCGAAAATCGCATCTGCCGAAGACag TCAAAACGGCGATCAAGTTCAACAATCTATCAAGGATATTGACACCAAAAATg AAAGACGGTCTAGAATATCAGTACAAGTGATTGTCCCGATTTTAGTGTCCATAATGACAG GTCTACTAATTTGGTGCTGGAAAACATCGAAGTTAGACAAAGTTAAAAAAAGGATTATACGCTTAG TATATGAAAAAGACGATGACAACGAGTCAGAGACCCAACATTCACCAGAAAAGAACGACAAAATACAACACGAAT CATATGAAAAAGACGACGGCAATAAGACAGTGGCAATCAACTTGTCCACTGAGACCCCACATTCACCAGAAAAGAACGACAAAATACAAAACGAAT CATATGAAAAAGACGATGACAATAAGTCAGATGCAATCAACCTGTCTACTGAGACCCAACATTCACCAGAAAAGAACGACAAAATACAACACGAAT CATTTGAAAAAGAAGATGGCAATATGTCAGAGGCAATCAACCTGTCCACTAAGATCCCACATTCACCAGATAAGAACGACGAAATACAACACGAAT TATCAAGACAAAGGGACAGTAAAACAAGTGTTCATGATATATCCTCATCACAAGAAGAGTTGAAATATAATCAAATTGATGGCCGTACAACCGACCAAATTTCGCAAACAAAACAGAATGATTCATCTTCAACCGAAAACGATGACGAATTATCATTCAAATCCACACACAGTAGCGTTACCGGATTAAACGAATACAAAAATAGTGTTACGAATAACTCAACAG AATTGGCAAAAGAGCAAAAAGACAAAAGTGATGAACTTGTTGGAGAAATCTGCTCTGTTGTGGCTGAGAACGAAAAGA TATCTTCAAAACagcataaaaaagaaaatgacgaGATATGTATTGTTGTGGCAAACAAAAATGCGATTGAGGAAAACAAAGAAATGT CATGTGAAAACGCGAATACAGACGAAAGTAAGGAACCCGTTGAAGAGACCGGTACTGTAAATACCCATAACGAAAACA CTTCAATCAACGAGCATAAAGACAAAAATTACGAATCAAATGAAGAGACCTTTACTGACGGAGACGAGAATATTAAGATTAAGGAAAACGAAGAATGGAAAA tGACCAAATTTAAATTTGAGACACATGATCCAGACGAAAGTGTCAATACGGAGACAGTTAATGTCACAGAAATGACGGAAGAAAGTTTTAATACAATACTAAAAGATCTTGAAG AAAGCGAATCGACAAAACCTGAATCTGCAGATTCCGGTACTGATAAAGGAACTACATCCAAGGACCCAAAATCAGATGACTAA